In Candidatus Paceibacterota bacterium, the DNA window AAACCAGCTAATGCAACCTTACTTAAGAAAATTGTTTGGTAATGAATATTTAAATTACCCAAACACAAACCACGTTCACCATTTTGGGTGGTATATTGGAAACTACCCAGACCTAAATAAAGATCTAATTCCTAAGCTGTGTAAAATGTTAAACTCTATATGATAATAGTAAAATCACCGCTTAGAATATCTTTTTTTGGTGGATCTACAGATTATGAATCTTTTTACAAAGAACATGGTTCTTTTATTATCGGCACCACGATTGATAAATATATATGGCTCTCCGCCAGATATAGACCTAAAATTCTACCAAAAGAACACTCGATAGCTTACTCTAAACTTGAGGTGGTTTCGTCTTTTGAAGAGGTGCAAAATCCCCTTATTAGAGAAGTTCTAAAATACCACGATATACGCAATCATATTGATTTCACCTCCTCGGCAGACGTTCCCTCTAGGACGGGACTAGGTGGTTCATCCTCTTTTTGTGCTGGGATGATACACCTTATGAAAAATCTAAAGGGGGAGTTTTCAGAAAAAAAAGATATCGCAAAAACAGCTATTCATATCGAGAGAAACATCTTAAAAGAAAGTGGTGGTATTCAAGATCAAATATGGGCAGCATATGGAGGATTTAACACCAT includes these proteins:
- a CDS encoding kinase; translated protein: MIIVKSPLRISFFGGSTDYESFYKEHGSFIIGTTIDKYIWLSARYRPKILPKEHSIAYSKLEVVSSFEEVQNPLIREVLKYHDIRNHIDFTSSADVPSRTGLGGSSSFCAGMIHLMKNLKGEFSEKKDIAKTAIHIERNILKESGGIQDQIWAAYGGFNTIKIDRNGDFEVTPIPVSDKFKRELEESIVLIYTNDQRNQNEIAQSHENKDKKKILDLSLKAYDYFIKEDIRGIGELLLESWNEKRKISSLISTEKIDKMAEKVMSMGAYGIKLLGSGGCGFLMVICNSDVKKKIVEEFKENILEFKFEDKGTSIVYPN